One window from the genome of Pyrus communis chromosome 16, drPyrComm1.1, whole genome shotgun sequence encodes:
- the LOC137719595 gene encoding uncharacterized protein, with the protein MSNNDLLTSLISDIKTYSGKDPLLPWLRGIRKMNDSLPPRTLKEKLPRFLQKCAQTFESDRRYRNDLRCIRVWLKLMDFVDDPRALLRTMEANQIGTKHSLFYQAYALYYEKNKKFEEAEKMYHLGVQNLAEPIGALEKSYEQFLQRMERHRRHRNQSRSKRQVISGRGSEEPKMFAGDDTVVVKFVDTAIVGKSEAEDACHHGLVDPTVNMKEAMSAINDMFREPIETAPISRRSRQSQPKNNNVDSGFQVFVDDDLDNGGKSENNKEGLSRTGTHQSHQEPLNIFIDDANDSPDQSDVQNAADDSTSPASHRNVFVFPNPKDLPGESSSDLDVGGSSRPRFREDTMVCRFVGATISDEPEEVENACHHGLVDPTINLKEAMDDINNMFGKPMDFVRKRRVKKQDRGIDRKEDFGGFSILPDDNLDQKQEKKMPDLSGRSRGLDLFEATVTTKEAMDEINKMFGMPLDF; encoded by the exons ATGTCCAACAACGATCTTCTCACCTCCTTAATCTCCGACATCAAAACCTACTCCGGCAAAGAccctcttcttccatggctaag AGGGATTCGAAAAATGAACGACTCACTCCCACCTCGCACTCTGAAGGAGAAGCTCCCTCGCTTCTTGCAGAAATGCGCGCAGACATTCGAGTCCGATCGGCGATACCGAAACGACCTGCGCTGCATTAGAGTTTGGTTAAAGTTG ATGGATTTTGTCGATGATCCAAGAGCTCTGTTGAGAACAATGGAGGCGAATCAAATCGGGACAAAGCACTCCTTGTTCTACCAGGCATATGCTCTCTACTatgaaaagaacaagaaatttGAGGAGGCTGAGAAGATGTACCACTTAGGAGTGCAAAA CCTTGCAGAGCCCATTGGAGCGTTAGAGAAGTCGTACGAGCAGTTCCTTCAACGCATGGAGAGACATAGGAGACACAGAAACCAG TCTAGAAGTAAGCGTCAAGTGATTTCTGGAAGAGGGTCAGAGGAACCGAAGATGTTTGCCGGCGATGATACAGTTGTGGTGAAGTTTGTAGACACTGCCATTGTTGGAAAGTCTGAAGCGGAAGATGCGTGTCATCATGGATTGGTGGATCCTACTGTAAACATGAAAGAGGCCATGAGCGCCATCAACGACATGTTTCGAGAGCCTATAGAGACGGCTCCCATTAGCAGAAGATCTCGCCAATCCCAGCCGAAGAACAATAATGTGGACAGTGGATTCCAGGTATTTGTTGATGACGACTTGGATAATGGAGGGAAATCAGAAAATAATAAGGAAGGATTGAGTAGAACCGGTACCCACCAGTCTCACCAAGAACCTTTAAACATTTTCATTGATGATGCTAACGATAGCCCTGATCAGAGTGACGTCCAAAATGCGGCTGATGATTCCACCTCACCAGCTTCACATAGAAATGTGTTTGTGTTTCCAAATCCGAAGGATCTTCCAGGTGAAAGTTCCAGTGATTTGGATGTTGGAGGCTCATCTCGACCGAGGTTCAGGGAGGATACAATGGTTTGTAGGTTTGTTGGGGCCACCATTTCGGATGAGCCAGAGGAGGTCGAAAATGCTTGCCACCATGGTTTAGTCGACCCAACAATAAACTTAAAGGAGGCCATGGATGATATCAATAACATGTTCGGGAAGCCTATGGATTTTGTAAGAAAGAGGAGAGTGAAGAAGCAGGACAGAGGAATTGATAGGAAAGAAGATTTTGGTGGGTTTTCTATACTTCCTGATGATAACTTGGACCAGAAGCAAGAGAAGAAAATGCCAGATTTGTCCGGAAGATCAAGAGGTTTGGATTTGTTCGAGGCCACTGTAACAACAAAGGAGGCCATGGATGAGATCAATAAGATGTTTGGAATGCCCCTGGACTTTTAG
- the LOC137721216 gene encoding non-classical arabinogalactan protein 30-like — MASRSLLILISSLLISLSLPSATANDYSPKTPEQPDHVVVEGVVYCQSCDHYGTWSLTEAEPIPSAKISIICKDHKGQVSFYKSFVTDVKGYFYAQLDGFKIGQHLLDHPLHGCKVKLVSSPLEKCSELSNVNYGLYGAPLRYEDKRLWGRNYEAVVYAAGPLAFRPSNCPTTHS, encoded by the coding sequence ATGGCAAGCAGGAGTCTTCTAATCCTCATCTCCTCCCTCCTCATATCCCTCTCCCTCCCATCCGCAACCGCCAACGACTACTCCCCGAAAACCCCCGAGCAACCGGACCATGTGGTGGTGGAAGGCGTGGTGTATTGCCAGAGCTGTGACCACTACGGAACATGGTCCTTGACCGAGGCTGAGCCCATTCCGTCGGCGAAAATCAGCATCATCTGCAAAGATCACAAGGGCCAGGTCAGCTTCTACAAGTCTTTCGTGACGGACGTCAAGGGCTACTTCTATGCACAGCTTGATGGCTTCAAAATTGGACAACATCTTTTGGACCATCCTCTCCATGGATGCAAAGTGAAGCTTGTTTCTTCTCCTCTGGAAAAGTGCAGTGAGCTCAGCAATGTGAATTACGGGCTCTATGGCGCCCCGCTTCGTTACGAGGACAAGAGGTTGTGGGGGAGGAACTATGAGGCTGTTGTTTATGCTGCAGGGCCCCTGGCTTTCCGTCCTTCTAACTGCCCTACTACTCACTCTTGA
- the LOC137720742 gene encoding uncharacterized protein, producing MEKSDAETQNANDDRDEQTPSNVNGTVDDEPEPDEIDDEMDEEEDEDEEEEPPLPRNPLSQEARLRAEKSKVENLVRRMSTERVDLRVHDVLIKGNTKTKEHLIEAELAEIKKATTMQELLEAAAIANAKLQKLEIFDAVRITLDSGPPELPGTTNVIVEVVETKSPISGEIGAYTKPAARSWTAEGTLKFKNLLGYGDLWDGSLAYGPNQTSELSAGLFMPRFKGFVTPVTARAFLLSQDWMEFSSYKERMMGLSLGLISSKHHDLAYNLGWRTLADPSQLASRSIRRQLGHGLLSSIKYTFKIDRRNSPLRPTRGYSFVSTSHIGGIAPDHRSTRFLRQEFDIRYAVPLGFYHAALNFGISAGVIFPWGCGFLNKPSSLPERFFLGGDFSPVCSVGGPTTVWGFKTRGLGPTEPRRHVGDNSNEENSEFPGRDSIGGDLAVSAFADISFDLPLHWLKEHGVHGHIFAGAGNLAKLTENEFQNFSAPKFLQSFRSSVGAGIVAPTKFFRLECNYYYILKQFEHDRGKTGFRFSISAPS from the exons ATGGAAAAATCCGACGCCGAAACTCAAAACGCTAACGACGACCGCGACGAGCAAACTCCCTCCAATGTCAACGGCACTGTCGACGACGAGCCCGAACCCGACGAAATCGATGACGAAATggacgaagaagaagacgaagacgaGGAGGAGGAGCCACCTCTGCCACGAAATCCCCTCTCCCAGGAGGCGCGGTTGCGCGCGGAGAAGTCCAAGGTAGAGAACCTGGTCCGTCGGATGTCGACCGAGCGAGTCGATCTGAGGGTCCACGACGTTCTGATCAAGGGCAATACGAAGACGAAGGAGCATTTGATCGAGGCCGAGCTGGCGGAGATTAAGAAGGCCACCACCATGCAAGAGCTGCTCGAGGCCGCGGCAATTGCAAATGCGAAGCTTCAGAAGCTTGAAATATTCGACGCGGTTCGGATCACGCTCGATTCTGGCCCGCCGGAGCTGCCTGGAACTACGAATGTTATTGTGGAGGTTGTCGAAACTAAGAGTCCAATTTCTGGCGAAATCGGTGCTTACACGAAGCCGGCG GCTAGGTCATGGACTGCTGAAGGAACACTTAAGTTCAAAAATCTGCTTGGATATGGGGATTTGTGGGATGGTTCTTTGGCGTATGGGCCCAACCAAACGTCGGAGTTAAGTGCTGGCCTGTTTATGCCCAGGTTCAAAGGGTTTGTAACTCCAGTGACGGCACGAGCATTCCTGCTTTCCCAAGATTGGATGGAGTTCTCTTCTTATAAAGAGCGCATGATGGGGCTTTCTCTGGGACTGATTTCATCAAAACACCATGATTTGGCATACAACCTGGGTTGGCGAACGCTAGCAGACCCATCACAATTGGCCTCGAGGTCAATAAGAAGGCAGCTCGGCCATGGATTACTTTCTTCAATCAAATACACATTTAAGATTGATAGGAGAAATTCACCTTTGAGGCCAACTCGAGGTTACTCATTTGTTTCTACAAGTCATATTGGTGGCATTGCACCTGATCATCGAAGCACAAGGTTTTTGCGTCAG GAGTTTGATATTCGTTATGCAGTTCCATTAGGATTTTATCATGCTGCACTTAATTTTGGGATCTCCGCTGGAGTTATTTTTCCATGGGGGTGTGGATTCTTGAACAAGCCCTCATCCCTTCCAGAGCGGTTCTTCCTGGGTGGTGATTTCTCTCCAGTTTGCTCTGTGGGGGGCCCTACGACAGTGTGGGGATTCAAGACAAGGGGACTAGGCCCCACTGAACCAAGAAGGCATGTTGGAGATAATTCTAATGAGGAGAATTCTGAATTTCCTGGAAGAGATTCTATTGGAGGAGATCTTGCTGTTTCTGCATTTGCAGACATTTCATTCGATCTTCCACTTCACTGGTTAAAAGAACATGGAGTGCACGGTCATATTTTCGCAGGTGCGGGGAATCTGGCAAAATTGACGGAGAATGAGTTCCAAAACTTTTCTGCCCCGAAGTTCCTTCAGTCATTTCGAAGTTCTGTGGGAGCAGGGATTGTTGCCCCTACCAAATTCTTCCGCCTAGAG TGCAACTACTACTATATACTGAAGCAATTTGAGCATGACCGTGGGAAGACTGGCTTTCGCTTCAGCATCTCAGCTCCGTCATAG